The genomic stretch TAAACGCGATTCAaaagtcatgatttttttaagttattattctaatatagCATGATCATCCCTTCTCTTGAGCTTTAATCATGTCCAATTGgtacataaatatatttgttcaCCTATTCACAAAATCTATTTgagaaaaattatcatttaattatgaCAAATCCATATTAAGCtacttagaaatcatcaattttACTGCAAATCCAACTATATCATTGATATTGAAAAACATAGAACAATATTAtgtaaatagtaattttttgaagattttaattAGAGTATATTTTTAAGCCTAcaagttggataaaaaaaatatattttttgactcataaaacataattaaaaaaaaattatttattaaaatattatttttataaaagatagTTAACCGGTTCATACAACTAGATGAAACTAGGTTCATACAACTAGATGAAACTAGTCAACTAGTTGAGCTGAATATTGGAGTTGTCTTAAAAACTCTTTAGAAGAACAAGATTTACtaaatatcattatttcaaGGTGTGAAAGCCATCTTGTCATgcttagaaataataataacttaataaatatCACTTGTCAaaagcacaataaaataaaaatatactaatttacCAAATCTTTCTCAAATGTGTTATTCAaccaaaatttttaagaaattatgctaatttttaaaaaatacccggattaatttaaaacatgaatTGAACTTTCAGGTACAGAACCATACGAattgagaagaaagaaagaaaagataattcTTGGAGAGAAATTAATGTTGTTGCATCTCTCCAAAGCAAAAgagatcatgtttttttttttttttttttttttttttaaattagcacaTAGTATTCGCAATTATTAAGTTTTGAAccgtgttgttgttgttgtttcacGGTGCTACTCTGCACCGAAAAACACGAGATCATAGAAGAGAGAGGCAAGAGGGGCCGTAAGATTGcagagaaattaatgaaaataaacaaacaagcgGGTGCCCTATATTTTCTCTTGCATGTTCCCTCATTGCTTCCCATTCTTCTAGCTAGCCTCGTAATTATCTACATCctataattttgttgttttcatttccACACACATGCCCCTTCCTCCAATCCCCACATGACACTGTGTTCATATATTTACTGTCTACTTCCTAGCTAGAAGAAACACTACAATGAGATGCAAATATATACTGTAAGTACACAGAAGCTTGGTTAGCTTGCTAAGAAATATTAAATGCAAATCCTTCATAGTGTGCTCAAGTATAGCCTTCTCAGACATGGCAGTAAAATATCACGATGTATCAGTACAAGTATAGCTTTTCTACTTGAATATTCCAAAATGTCTAATAATTAATAAGCATCTTAATTACAGCTCTTCTACATAATTCCAATATGTCTGATAATTAATAAGCTTGCATCAATGCAAgttaaaagaagataaaaacaaagaaaagatcattaacaagagagagagagggagagcaAGAGTTAAAGATCCCTCTTGGCAATCTCAACTCCACAACAACTTTCATTCCCAAAGCTCCCTGTCCAATGGCAAAATCAtaatataaacacataaaaacaccCACCTCCATAGCCAGCCAATGGGAGCTACGTTACTAAGATAGTAACATAACAAAAGAGAGTCATTTCTTCGTTGTATTTGCTTTTTGTACTTTCTTGCTTTTATCTTTAAGGCATAAAAAGCTCGTTGCCACACTTACATCTCCAAGCCTCTGGATAATACTCTAATGGCATACTCAAACCAGGTTGAATTGCCACGTGAACTGCTTTACATGGCGAGCACTTTCCACACTTGGATCTACATGAAGGTGGTGAAGAACCTGGTCCAACGAGTCGCTTCTGAGTCAGAACTCGCTGAAAAGCCCTTAACCCACCTCCCtttcccctcccctcccctccctGCTGAAGTACTCCACTACCTGTATATCAAAGAAAAAGGGTACCCAGTTATACCAAGTTATCACTAAGTTTTCAAAGTCTAGTACTTGATTTTAGGGAGTGATACTTACCTAGTTGGGAGAGTGTGGTAGCTGGggcagataaaaataaaagaaaagtgaagaatGTGAGTGTTGATAAGAAGTGGTGACGGTGGCGTAGTAGGGTCATCGCCGAGGTGGAGGTGCTGCAACTTAGAAACCAAGCGTGTGTGTCGGTTTAGATGTTGTAGGTGTGGAGTCTTGATGCTAAGAAAGGGCTCCTGCAATTATTGCAGAAGATTTGCGTGTGGGAACGATCGATTAGTCCAAGTCAAAGACATATACCGAAAAGATTAGAGAAAGTGAGAGACATGAGAGAGATTTGTTTCATTGCTTGGCCAAGGGGTGGGAGTGGGTGTGATCTGTTAGTCTCTGAATGGTCGTGACATAGTATTAGAATCCATGTTACGttgttttatttacataaaatgCCACTTATTTGGGATAGGGTAAATTCAAAATGTATGGCGACActctgcattatttttttactgcCCAGTGCCGAGTTTAGCCGAAAAGTCGAATTTAGGTGTTTTTAAGATTTCAAATCACACTTAGCCGAGTTTTGTTTCGAATTTAGCCGTAAATGTATTTcgatattttcatggaaaattgagaaaaaaaagaaagaaggtcaTAGGTTCGAGCTTGAATACAAgttttttctaaattgaaaaGGGGGGAATCACTGATTATAACCgtgatttgaaaacattgaaAATGGAAGGATTAAGCTTGGCTTGTTTATTTCATTTGCGgactaaattaaattcaattaaatctgGGTCTCTTCGTAAAAGTGGAGTGCGAGAACTAAGTTTAATCCGGAAAATAAGTATAAAaggtaatattaaaatttccaTAAGAAGGGGATGTTGAGGTTGATGGCAACAGCACCCGTGTGGTTGCGTAAGTGTGTGAGTAGAGGGAGTGCTGTCTCGTACGGGGACGGGACAAACAACTCAGTCAAGCCTCAAGCCTCTCCCCTCCCTACTCATTATTAAACCATCTCTCTCGCTCTCCTCTCCCCGTCTCAGAAACCCTACTGGGGAGAGGGAGAGTATATTACAGTACAGATGGCTAATAAATATGGGATGGGGCCCAGGAAGCAGAGTGTGGGATCCCCACAAGGCCCAACAACATACCACAACGGTGTTCTGATTTTTGATGACATTATTGTCGGGGTAAAATTATTGAGAAGGTAAGGCGAGACCAGTTTTGATTAAATGAACCCACCCCCATGAACTCTCTGTAAGTGCGGGCCTAAACCTTGCAGTGGAGTTTTGGTATTACCAGTGTCACTCTCAGCTCGCTGATCAGTCATCAATGGCCGGGGGGGGGGGGCTTCAGGTTCGGTAGCATTTAACGCTCAAGGTCAAGGCAGGTTCAGGACTTCTACAAATGACTGGCTACAAGTCAGGTTTCTGGTTAGGGTCTCATCAAGCAAGCTTACAAGGTCAACATACCAGATGGTAACTTGGAAAAGCGTTGAACAAAATAGTAAAACCAGGGAACTGTATCAAAACATGTGGGCtctgttttataattttattttaaatctgcTTGTTCTAGTCGTGGAACGAAGAATAAgacattttaatatatagaatCTATAGGCTAAATCATAGGCCTGAAGGCAACTGGGAGTGGGCGGGCGCTCTTTAATGACCCTGTGAAGGCTCTCGCGGATCATAGCTTGAGAGCAGCTTGGTGATGAACAGTGGACCTACCACCTGGACAAGCATGGCAGCAAGCAACCATTAGCTTTTTAGACATTAGATTTGATACATCGGGTTTAGAAAGTGGAAAGGGACATTTCATGATCGGGTACTATATAGTATCCATGCTACCATATAAGCAAAGGGATTCTGCAAATCCTTTTGGCCTGTTTATTTATCTGTGTATTGGTACAATTTTGGGCAAGAATTTGAAGGAATTTTGTAGCTTGTGCTTTTCCTTTTCGTTTTGGGCTTATGGATGATCGAGAGCCCACCATACTACTTTTTGAATTGCGGGCCTCGTATGAAGGCCAGAATTTGTTCAAGATCAACTCACCAGCTATCACTGCTCTCCCATATTCTAGAGTGGCAGAGCCCAATAAATTGCACCATGCACATCCACGTATTTGGGGGCATCGCAATCACCAATGGTAgttctctctcacacacacacacacacgctacGTGACAATAACAAGTTGGTTGAGCGTGTGGCTAAGATAGTTCATTGCTACTGGAAAGCATGTCTTGGTTCCGATAACGTTATGTCGTTGTTCCGATAAGTTTAgcttatttgtttaaaatattattttttattgtttttataatttcataataccTCAATaagattttgtaatttatcttgaaatgtctctctcttatattttaaataaataaattgtacttgcatgttgaattaaaaaaaacaaaaatcatttgtacttgaacaaaaataatcttcaagaataaataaaagcaGATGTATAGAATAGCAAGGATAGTCAAAGTAAAATATtcacatataaatatattaataattattttgtaatttattttattaaatgtaaatatcagttttttgtttctcaacaaaaaatattcataatattaaaaaatacattcgtATTTTCAACGCCTTTTTTTCACtggaaattaaatcaaaatcttaCCTGTAAAATATCACGATTACATTGGCTAAATTTGACCTAAATTCCCGAATCCTCTCCCGTCCTCCTTTTCTATATAGCTTGTCAATTATAATATGAATCGTTTAAATGGTTTTTATAAAGGATCGTATCGGTGAGACAACTTGCAGCCATGTCAGATGGGAGCCAGCGGGGGATCCAAAACAAGCAAACAAATTGTGTGAGAAATCGTTTCCTCTTCTATTTctaatatgatttttgtttaaaataccaGAAacgagaaagaaaaattaacattgaaaggcatatatatatatatatatatatatatatatatatatatatatattatatatatatataaaagtagtgTCACTGAAGAAGACATAAACTGCTGGGATGCTTTGGTTGATCATGATGGAAGAAGCCAAACAAGAAGTTATTGGGGGGTTACAACGTACGTACAAAATCTGTGGGACGACGACGACcacaaaataaacaagaggaaaTGGAATTCTACAAATGGCTTTGGCAACCACCAAATAATGGAAAAAACCAGAATCAATCAACAAATCACGACACAACTCCCTCACCTtatcatctctctctttttataaaGCTTCATACAAGAAGCTACGCGATTTTCTCATAGAATCTAAGGAAGGtcgcagagagagagagagttcaaGTTCGATATTCTAGACAATTACCCAAATGGCTATCGAGGTAAGTTCTTCTAAAAATCAATGTCAAATTCGAAGATTATACTTATAGTCAATGTTTTATATGCACATGCAGGCATGGTTCATGGATGAAACTAGTGGAGAAGACCAAAGATCCCCGCGTCACTGTAACCCAAAAGAGTTCGTTTCCCTTGACTACTTGGCTGGTCAGATCTCgatctctctctatctctgtttccttcttctgggttcttttctctctttctcccaCACTAACTCAGGATTGTGTTTGTGTTTAAATACAGAGTTGGGAGTGTTATACTGGCGCTTGAACCCAGCGAACTACGAGAGCGATGAAGAATTGAAGAAGATTAGGGAAGACAGGGGATACAATTACATGGTATGCCtgatttgtttaattgtttaccttacttttgtcttcttttattatatttgcaCAATTGAATCAAAACAGCTAAAAATTTTCTTACCGGTTGGTTACGTTTGTTAAATGGTTGATAATGTTgtgtaaacaataaaaaaaataccaggtTCAATATGTTTAGCCGGTTTCTTTACTGGGAAAATTAGCcatgtttatttttggataCACATACCAAAATTGAAGATGTTTAAGAATAAGGATGACGTGTTaaataattagttgattttttagttCAAACGATTTGATCTATTATCCATAGTCAAGGTATCTGGTGAGTTGATATGAAAAACCCAAATAGTTGATATTTGATAGCATGTGATATTTGGTAATCCAGGTGATCACTAGTTAGTATCTATGAAAGGTCTTTTTTGATAGACGTGAGGACCCTCTGataataaagttaataattttatagagagaaaaaaatataataatactttaaaaaaagatgctttgaaaatatatgtgCATTAGAGAATGAAAAGATTGTGAATCTTTGTGTTGAAGGTCTCATAGTGTATTTATAACTCATGAATCTTGTTATTTTGTGAAGAGGAGGGTCTGAAGAGTAATTTCACTCTTGcaatattttgagttgtattttattcaaaataatatatattggatcaatataaaatactgAGGGACTTGtatggagttttgaaaaaattatcttgCTAGTATTGGGCTCGGTCAAGGAGCTCGAGCCTACGAGAGGTGAAAGTGGGTCCGAGCGCATGCTGAGATCCAAACACGCTGAGCTTTGGAGTCACTACTCGAGCCCACGAGGAGTGAAACTGGGTTTGGGCGCGTTGTTTGGGCCCAAACATGCTGGACTCTGGTTTGATAGCCCATGCCCACGAGGGGTGAAAGTAGATTTGAGCATGCTACTTGGACTCAAACACACTGAGCTCTGACGTGACAACCCAGGCTCAAGAAGTGTGAAAGTGGATATGAGCGCACTACTTGGACCCAAACACGCTGAGCTCTGGCGTGACAACCCAAGCCCATGAGAGGTGAATGTGGGTCTAGACGCATTGTCTTGACTCAAACACGCTGGGCTCAAGTGTGATAGCTTGAGCTCACAAGGAGTGAAAGTGGGTTTGGACGTGTTGTTTGTACCTAAACATGTTGGGATCGAGCGTGACAGCCTGAGCTCAAAAGGAGTGAAAATAGATTCGGATATGCTGCTTGGACACAAAGACACTAGGATCTTGGGTGACAACTTGAGCCCAAGAAGGTTGAAATGGGTTTGAGAGCACTGCCTAGACCCAAACATGCCTAGCTTAGGTGTATTAGAAATAAGAAATGGGTTCAGGTGTGTTGTTGATACCAAAGCATGTTAGGCTCAGAGCATGCTCTATAGCCCATGAGGGTGCTGGGGTGCACACTCACGTCGGGTGTGCACCTTGCATGGGCTTGGGCTTCTTGCTAGAGCCCATGTCCTCCACGAATGTGGGCTCAAGTAATAGGCCGAGCCTAAGCTTCTTGGGTGCTGGGCTTGGGCTACCACTCCCAAGTGCACTTTTCTTGAACCACCTACTATACTGTGAGCTTAGGGTATTAAGCATGATTTGAGAAGTGTTTTTACTGGAATTATTTTTGGGGAAATTTTTGAGTCCATTTTGGGAGGTTTTTTTGGGTATATTTTATATGGATCTGTCACGTTGAAATCACTTAACTAAGGACTGGATTCTTGCACCAGTAATCTCATGGAACCTTATTTGAAGATTGTTTGCTTGCCcttcttattgtttttctttctctgccAAGCTCTACCATTCTTTGTTATGCCAGCATTCGACATTCAACAAATGCCGACTAAACTCGACTTCCATTCTATTCGGGATTAGCTATTACGCCTATAATTAATCTTCCTATGCTCCCTTTTTGCAGGACTTGCTTGATATTTGTCCAGAGAAAGTTGCTGATTTCAAGGAGAAGCTTAAGAACTTCTATACGGAGCACATACATGCTGATGAAGAGATACGTTACTGCTTAGAAGGAAGTGCATATTTCGATGTTCGTGACAAAGATGATCGTTGGATCCGGATC from Populus alba chromosome 8, ASM523922v2, whole genome shotgun sequence encodes the following:
- the LOC118056443 gene encoding EPIDERMAL PATTERNING FACTOR-like protein 5, which encodes MTLLRHRHHFLSTLTFFTFLLFLSAPATTLSQLGSGVLQQGGEGRGKGGGLRAFQRVLTQKRLVGPGSSPPSCRSKCGKCSPCKAVHVAIQPGLSMPLEYYPEAWRCKCGNELFMP
- the LOC118056456 gene encoding acireductone dioxygenase 1 produces the protein MAIEAWFMDETSGEDQRSPRHCNPKEFVSLDYLAELGVLYWRLNPANYESDEELKKIREDRGYNYMDLLDICPEKVADFKEKLKNFYTEHIHADEEIRYCLEGSAYFDVRDKDDRWIRIWIKVGDLIILPAGIYHRFTLDTGDYVKLMRLFVGEPVWTAYNRPQEDHPARKEYIKSMVTEKVGVALEAYKGA